A window of the Cystobacter fuscus genome harbors these coding sequences:
- a CDS encoding DUF2171 domain-containing protein, which produces MIDPGEIHEGMTVRDGTGRKLGTVENVGTTHFELGQGSPARREYAVQFHRVARVQGADIYLTPTHPPLPPEEEPPPRRA; this is translated from the coding sequence ATGATCGACCCTGGAGAAATCCACGAGGGAATGACGGTGCGCGACGGGACCGGGCGCAAGCTCGGGACGGTGGAGAACGTGGGGACCACCCACTTCGAGCTCGGACAGGGCTCGCCCGCCCGCCGGGAATACGCGGTGCAGTTCCACCGTGTCGCGCGAGTCCAGGGCGCGGACATCTACCTCACGCCGACGCATCCCCCGCTGCCCCCCGAGGAAGAGCCTCCGCCCCGCCGGGCGTGA
- a CDS encoding trehalase family glycosidase, producing the protein MAAARRSRSAPWMTGLLVTLALTASAAPAPAPAPSANHADVRGYIARTWDALTRSLESCEVFEDPKVAGRAVLYLPRELPEPAIVQRLRQKCPKVELHRLPRELTGAGQVDVRALETQGLLYLEHPYVVPGGMFNEMYGWDSYFIIRGLLRDGRRELAQGMVRNFFFEIQHYGALLNANRTYYLSRSQPPFLTSMVMEIHRALPEDEGRAWLTEAWPFLVRDHGLWVREEHLAGDTGLSRYFDFNEGPVPELAVDQARYYRDVVSYFTRHSEEGRPFLREVDRDAISPSATAPVFLTQVCQRDPGTTTCTTQGAVTLTEDFYRGDRAMRESGFDISFRFGPFSARTHHFAAVDLNSLLYKAETDLERISTLLGRDAEARAWRERATKRRALVDRYLWDAERGMYFDYDVEKRQRSTYEYATTFYPLWAGLASPEQARAVAAHLPDFERAGGLAMSRQETSAQWDLPYGWAPLQLLAVEGLRRHGHDADADRLSRKFLDMVADNFHREGNLREKYNVVKRTTEVQVTAGYAHNVIGFGWTNGVFLELWHGLRREPTKQPASPSQTPRPPAQ; encoded by the coding sequence ATGGCAGCCGCTCGACGCTCCAGGAGCGCTCCGTGGATGACGGGGCTGCTCGTCACGCTGGCCCTCACCGCGAGCGCGGCACCCGCTCCCGCTCCAGCGCCCTCCGCCAATCATGCCGACGTGCGCGGCTACATCGCGCGCACCTGGGACGCACTCACGCGCTCACTCGAGTCCTGTGAGGTGTTCGAGGACCCCAAGGTCGCGGGCCGCGCCGTGCTCTACCTGCCCCGGGAGCTGCCCGAGCCCGCCATCGTCCAGCGGCTGCGCCAGAAGTGTCCGAAGGTGGAGCTCCACCGCCTGCCCAGGGAGCTCACCGGGGCGGGACAGGTGGACGTGCGCGCGTTGGAGACCCAGGGACTGCTCTACCTCGAGCACCCCTACGTGGTGCCCGGCGGCATGTTCAACGAGATGTATGGCTGGGACAGCTACTTCATCATCCGGGGGCTGTTGCGCGACGGACGGCGGGAGCTGGCCCAGGGCATGGTGCGCAACTTCTTCTTCGAGATCCAACACTACGGCGCGCTGCTCAACGCCAACCGCACCTACTACCTGTCCCGCTCCCAGCCGCCCTTCCTCACCTCCATGGTGATGGAGATCCACCGGGCGCTGCCGGAGGACGAGGGCCGCGCCTGGCTCACCGAGGCCTGGCCCTTCCTCGTGCGCGACCATGGTCTGTGGGTGCGGGAGGAGCACCTGGCGGGCGACACGGGCCTGTCGCGCTACTTCGACTTCAACGAGGGGCCGGTGCCCGAACTGGCGGTGGACCAGGCCCGCTACTACCGCGACGTGGTGAGCTACTTCACGCGCCACTCCGAGGAGGGCCGGCCCTTCCTGCGCGAGGTGGACCGGGACGCCATCTCCCCGAGCGCCACGGCCCCCGTGTTCCTCACCCAGGTGTGCCAGCGCGACCCCGGCACCACGACCTGCACCACCCAGGGCGCCGTCACCCTCACCGAGGACTTCTACCGGGGCGATCGCGCCATGCGCGAGTCCGGCTTCGACATCTCCTTCCGCTTCGGGCCCTTCAGCGCGCGCACGCACCACTTCGCCGCGGTGGACCTCAACAGCCTGCTGTACAAGGCGGAGACGGACCTGGAGCGCATCAGCACGCTGCTCGGCCGCGACGCCGAGGCCCGTGCCTGGCGCGAGCGCGCCACGAAGCGCCGGGCCCTGGTGGACCGCTACCTGTGGGACGCCGAGCGGGGCATGTACTTCGACTACGACGTCGAGAAGCGACAGCGCTCCACCTACGAGTACGCGACGACCTTCTACCCGCTCTGGGCGGGACTGGCCTCGCCCGAGCAGGCGCGCGCCGTGGCCGCCCACCTCCCGGACTTCGAGCGGGCCGGGGGACTCGCGATGAGCCGCCAGGAGACGTCCGCCCAGTGGGATCTGCCCTACGGCTGGGCACCCCTCCAGCTCCTCGCCGTCGAGGGCCTGCGCCGCCATGGCCATGACGCCGACGCGGACCGCCTGTCCCGGAAGTTCCTCGACATGGTCGCCGACAACTTCCACCGCGAGGGCAACCTGCGCGAGAAGTACAACGTGGTGAAGCGCACCACCGAGGTGCAGGTCACCGCGGGCTACGCGCACAACGTCATCGGCTTCGGCTGGACCAACGGCGTCTTCCTGGAGCTGTGGCACGGCCTGCGCCGCGAGCCCACGAAGCAGCCCGCTTCACCCTCCCAGACGCCGCGGCCTCCGGCTCAGTGA
- a CDS encoding bifunctional lysylphosphatidylglycerol flippase/synthetase MprF — protein sequence MFADRGALGPGPTREHGMAMNGDGAEKSRVLELLRRHGWNTTSFQVLEPGYAYWFDGDDACVAYVDTGSAWVVAGAPIASTERLAEVAERFAAHAATQGRRVCFFAIETRLLHATPLESLLIGEQPVWDPRRWEECLRDSRHLREQLRRARAKGVRVRAVDVAEVREPTSPVREGMERLMARWLESRRMAPMGFLVQLSPFDRPEARRCFVAERDGEVVAFLSAIPVYAREGWFVQHLLRDKRAPNGTVELLVDGLMRAAAAEDRSFLTLGLAPLSGEVAGVLRLARRLGKPLYDFEGLRAFKARLRPHSWDPVFLAWPRTRGPVLAVYDSLKAFAQGSLLRFGARSLLEHPLLLIWLTAVLLVPWTVLLALPITTSHFPSWHIQAAWVLFDVGLTVALFSLVRRWRRGLATLLAWVITGDASLTLLEALLYNLPRAEGWGDWLVMIVAVLAPSLAAALLFWARGHRTLQAP from the coding sequence GTGTTCGCCGACAGGGGCGCGCTCGGACCTGGACCCACACGCGAGCACGGCATGGCCATGAACGGGGATGGTGCGGAGAAGTCGCGAGTCCTGGAGCTGTTGCGGCGTCACGGTTGGAACACCACGTCCTTCCAGGTGCTGGAGCCCGGGTACGCGTACTGGTTCGACGGGGACGACGCGTGCGTGGCCTACGTGGACACGGGAAGCGCGTGGGTGGTGGCGGGGGCGCCCATCGCCTCGACGGAGCGGCTCGCCGAGGTGGCCGAGCGCTTCGCGGCGCATGCGGCCACACAGGGCCGGCGGGTGTGTTTCTTCGCCATCGAGACACGGCTGTTACACGCCACGCCGCTGGAGTCCCTGCTCATCGGCGAGCAGCCGGTGTGGGACCCGCGGCGGTGGGAGGAGTGCCTGCGCGACAGCCGCCACCTGCGCGAGCAGCTGCGCCGCGCGAGGGCCAAGGGCGTGCGCGTACGGGCGGTGGACGTGGCGGAGGTGCGTGAGCCCACGAGCCCGGTGCGCGAGGGGATGGAGCGGTTGATGGCTCGCTGGCTGGAGTCGCGGCGGATGGCTCCCATGGGCTTCCTGGTGCAGCTGTCGCCCTTCGATCGGCCCGAGGCGCGGCGCTGCTTCGTGGCGGAGCGGGACGGGGAGGTGGTGGCCTTCCTGTCGGCCATCCCCGTGTACGCGCGCGAGGGCTGGTTCGTGCAGCACCTGCTGCGCGACAAGCGGGCGCCCAATGGCACCGTGGAGTTGTTGGTGGATGGGCTGATGCGCGCCGCGGCGGCCGAGGACCGGAGCTTCCTGACGCTGGGCCTGGCGCCGCTGTCGGGTGAGGTGGCCGGGGTGCTGAGGCTGGCACGCCGGCTGGGCAAGCCCCTCTATGACTTCGAGGGCCTGCGGGCCTTCAAGGCCCGGTTGCGCCCCCATTCGTGGGATCCCGTCTTCCTGGCATGGCCCCGGACGCGGGGTCCCGTGCTCGCGGTGTACGACTCCCTCAAGGCCTTCGCCCAGGGCAGCCTGCTGCGCTTCGGCGCGAGGAGCCTGCTGGAGCATCCCCTGCTGCTCATCTGGCTGACCGCGGTGCTGCTGGTGCCGTGGACGGTGCTGCTCGCGCTGCCCATCACCACCAGCCACTTCCCCTCCTGGCACATCCAGGCCGCCTGGGTGCTCTTCGACGTGGGGCTCACGGTGGCGCTCTTCTCGCTCGTGCGGCGCTGGCGCCGGGGGCTCGCCACCCTGCTGGCCTGGGTCATCACCGGCGACGCGAGCCTCACCCTGCTCGAGGCCCTGCTCTACAACCTGCCGCGCGCCGAGGGCTGGGGCGACTGGCTGGTCATGATCGTGGCGGTGTTGGCTCCGTCGCTGGCGGCGGCCCTGCTCTTCTGGGCGCGCGGACACCGGACACTTCAGGCTCCGTGA
- a CDS encoding putative ABC transporter permease: MACGRSTSSGSTPSSAEPPPGATGFTAARSAGPSARHDAHPQLRGVLPRYVLYGCAGWVLEVCFTGMENALKGDRTGTAKTYLWMHPIYGSTALSLESLQERLRFLPRPLRALAYTVVIFGAEFLSGWLLRKALGRCPWDYDDKGWSVKGLIRLDYAPFWYATALLFEPMHEAFLLVTREALRHAPGAPPALEAPACVNP, translated from the coding sequence ATGGCGTGCGGGCGCTCTACGTCATCGGGAAGTACGCCCTCAAGCGCTGAGCCACCCCCTGGAGCCACGGGCTTCACGGCGGCCCGTTCCGCCGGTCCCAGTGCCCGGCACGACGCGCATCCCCAACTTCGGGGCGTGTTACCTCGATACGTCCTCTATGGCTGCGCGGGTTGGGTGCTGGAGGTGTGCTTCACCGGCATGGAGAACGCCCTGAAGGGGGACCGGACCGGCACGGCGAAGACCTACCTGTGGATGCACCCCATCTACGGCTCAACGGCCCTGAGCCTGGAGTCCCTCCAGGAGCGGCTGCGCTTCCTGCCCCGGCCCCTGCGGGCGCTCGCCTACACCGTCGTCATCTTCGGCGCGGAGTTCCTCAGTGGCTGGCTCCTGCGCAAGGCGCTCGGCCGCTGCCCCTGGGACTACGACGACAAGGGATGGAGCGTGAAGGGACTCATCCGCCTGGACTACGCCCCCTTCTGGTACGCCACCGCCCTGCTCTTCGAGCCCATGCACGAGGCCTTCCTGCTCGTCACCCGCGAGGCCCTGCGCCACGCGCCCGGCGCCCCTCCCGCACTCGAGGCCCCTGCCTGCGTGAATCCGTAA
- a CDS encoding rod shape-determining protein yields MFDWLHTLFSRDLAIDLGTANTLIYIRGQGIVSNEPSVVAVQQDARGGKKVLAVGKEAKEMLGRTPGNIVAIRPMKDGVIADFEITAAMLRYFIQTAHNRKSLVSPRIVIGIPSGITEVERRAVREAAANAGAREVYLIEQPMAAAIGAGLPVTEPSGNMIVDIGGGTSDVAVISLAGIVFAKSVRIGGDKLDEAIIQYVKRKYNLLIGERTAELIKMGIGTAYPTEEVMTMEIKGRDLVAGVPRTLTVSSDEVRDALAEPVNGIVEAVKLTLERTPPELAGDIADRGIVLAGGGALLKNLDTLLREETGLPVFLAEDPLSAVVMGAGKALETLDILRQVCQPG; encoded by the coding sequence ATGTTCGACTGGCTCCACACTCTCTTCTCGCGTGACCTCGCCATCGACCTGGGCACGGCCAACACGCTCATCTACATCCGCGGCCAGGGCATCGTGTCCAACGAGCCCTCCGTGGTGGCCGTCCAGCAGGACGCGCGCGGCGGCAAGAAGGTGCTCGCCGTGGGCAAGGAGGCCAAGGAGATGCTCGGTCGGACCCCGGGCAATATCGTGGCCATCCGCCCGATGAAGGACGGCGTCATCGCCGACTTCGAGATCACCGCGGCGATGCTGCGCTACTTCATCCAGACGGCGCACAACCGCAAGTCGCTCGTCTCCCCGCGCATCGTCATCGGCATTCCCTCGGGCATCACCGAGGTGGAGCGCCGCGCGGTGCGCGAGGCCGCCGCCAACGCCGGCGCCCGCGAGGTGTACCTCATCGAGCAGCCCATGGCGGCCGCCATCGGCGCGGGCCTGCCGGTCACCGAGCCCAGCGGCAACATGATCGTCGACATCGGCGGTGGCACCTCCGACGTGGCCGTCATCAGCCTGGCCGGCATCGTGTTCGCCAAGAGCGTGCGCATCGGCGGCGACAAGCTGGACGAGGCGATCATCCAGTACGTCAAGCGCAAGTACAACCTGCTCATCGGCGAGCGCACCGCGGAGCTCATCAAGATGGGCATCGGCACCGCGTACCCCACCGAGGAGGTCATGACCATGGAGATCAAGGGTCGCGACCTGGTGGCCGGCGTGCCGCGCACGCTCACGGTGAGCAGCGACGAGGTGCGTGACGCGCTCGCCGAGCCCGTCAATGGCATCGTCGAGGCGGTGAAGCTCACGCTCGAGCGCACCCCGCCGGAGCTCGCCGGCGACATCGCCGACCGCGGCATCGTGCTCGCCGGGGGTGGCGCGCTGCTCAAGAACCTCGACACGCTCCTGCGCGAGGAGACGGGTCTGCCGGTGTTCCTCGCCGAGGATCCGCTGTCCGCGGTGGTGATGGGCGCGGGCAAGGCGCTGGAGACGCTCGATATCCTCCGGCAGGTCTGCCAGCCGGGCTAG
- a CDS encoding HutD family protein encodes MRRWGPTDYRDMPWKNGGGVTRELLKLPHPRAPERFLMRLSIATVASSGPFSLFPGVDRTLLFLEGEGMALRREGAPEVVLERGSAPFRFPGEVPFESRLLGGPVRDFNLMVDRELAEARLDVVELAAGGEHPIEGAGSVWLYGLAGRAEVSGEPLAEQELLGWEAPGSLRVRGVGEARVVVVHLTSRGG; translated from the coding sequence ATGAGACGATGGGGACCCACGGACTACCGCGACATGCCCTGGAAGAACGGGGGCGGCGTCACCCGGGAGCTGCTGAAGCTGCCGCACCCGAGGGCGCCGGAGCGCTTCCTCATGCGCCTGTCGATCGCCACGGTGGCCTCGTCGGGGCCGTTCTCCCTGTTCCCGGGGGTGGATCGGACGCTGCTCTTCCTCGAGGGCGAGGGCATGGCGCTGCGCCGGGAGGGAGCCCCCGAGGTGGTCCTCGAGCGGGGCAGTGCGCCGTTCCGCTTTCCGGGCGAGGTGCCCTTCGAGAGCCGGCTGCTCGGAGGGCCGGTGCGCGACTTCAACCTCATGGTGGACCGGGAGCTCGCCGAGGCCCGGCTCGACGTGGTGGAGCTGGCGGCGGGCGGCGAGCACCCCATCGAGGGGGCGGGGAGCGTGTGGCTGTACGGGCTGGCGGGACGGGCGGAGGTGTCGGGCGAGCCACTGGCCGAGCAGGAGCTGCTCGGCTGGGAGGCTCCTGGGAGTCTCCGGGTGCGTGGGGTGGGAGAAGCCCGCGTGGTGGTCGTTCATCTTACCTCGCGAGGAGGGTGA
- a CDS encoding MFS transporter, which translates to MPSSDTPEPRPSVFRHRDFRLFQLARLCAVLAMQVESVAIGWQVYELTGSALALGYTGLAQFLPFVAFALVGGQVADRVDRRAILVVCQSVMLLCSLLLLSFTLGHIRDVRFVYGVLVLFGTARAFYSPASAALVPRMVPAEDLPRAVAINSTTWQVATIAGPAVGGVLYGWAGAMGAYVGSASLCALTVVWMLLLKVRTGRSSSEPFSMKTLLAGFHFVRRQRLLLGSITLDLFAVLLGGAVALLPIYAQDVLHTGPWGLGLLRSAPAVGAAVVALLLASRPLGGRAGWKMFIAVAIFGVATLVFGVSRSLPLSVVALAVAGAADMVSVVVRGTVEMLATPDEMRGRVGAVNMICIGASNELGEFRAGSFAEHMGAEKAVISGAVGTLVVVVLWAWGFPELRRVDHLETAAREPLPPEPEPLAAQSAH; encoded by the coding sequence ATGCCTTCGTCCGACACTCCCGAGCCCAGACCCTCCGTCTTCCGTCATCGTGACTTCCGCCTGTTCCAACTGGCCCGCCTGTGCGCGGTGCTGGCGATGCAGGTCGAGTCGGTGGCCATCGGGTGGCAGGTGTACGAGCTGACGGGCAGCGCGCTGGCGTTGGGCTACACGGGCCTCGCGCAGTTCCTGCCCTTCGTGGCCTTCGCGCTGGTGGGCGGACAGGTGGCGGACCGCGTGGACCGGCGCGCCATCCTCGTGGTGTGCCAGAGCGTCATGTTGCTGTGCAGCCTGCTGCTCCTGTCCTTCACGTTGGGCCACATCCGGGACGTGCGCTTCGTCTACGGCGTGCTGGTGCTCTTCGGGACGGCGCGGGCCTTCTACTCGCCCGCGAGCGCGGCACTCGTGCCCCGCATGGTTCCCGCCGAGGATCTCCCCCGCGCGGTGGCCATCAACTCGACGACGTGGCAGGTGGCCACCATCGCGGGTCCCGCCGTGGGCGGCGTCCTCTACGGCTGGGCGGGCGCCATGGGGGCCTACGTGGGCTCCGCCTCGCTGTGCGCGCTCACCGTGGTGTGGATGCTCCTGTTGAAGGTCCGCACGGGCCGCTCCTCGAGCGAGCCCTTCTCGATGAAGACGCTGCTGGCGGGCTTCCACTTCGTGCGCCGTCAGCGGCTGCTGCTCGGCAGCATCACCCTGGACCTGTTCGCGGTGTTGCTGGGCGGCGCGGTGGCCCTGCTGCCCATCTACGCTCAGGACGTGCTGCACACGGGGCCCTGGGGCCTGGGGTTGTTGCGCAGCGCGCCCGCGGTGGGCGCGGCGGTGGTGGCGCTCCTGCTGGCCTCGCGTCCGCTGGGCGGCCGGGCGGGATGGAAGATGTTCATCGCGGTGGCCATCTTCGGCGTGGCGACGCTCGTCTTCGGCGTGAGCCGCTCGCTGCCCCTGTCCGTGGTGGCCCTGGCGGTGGCGGGGGCGGCGGACATGGTGAGCGTGGTGGTGCGCGGCACGGTCGAGATGCTGGCCACGCCGGACGAGATGCGCGGACGCGTGGGCGCGGTGAACATGATCTGCATCGGCGCCTCCAACGAGCTGGGCGAGTTCCGCGCCGGCTCCTTCGCCGAGCACATGGGCGCGGAGAAGGCGGTGATCTCCGGAGCGGTGGGCACGCTGGTGGTGGTGGTGCTGTGGGCCTGGGGCTTCCCCGAGCTACGGCGGGTGGACCACCTGGAGACGGCGGCGCGCGAGCCCCTGCCGCCCGAGCCCGAGCCCCTGGCGGCGCAGTCGGCTCACTGA
- a CDS encoding glycosyltransferase family 2 protein, protein MLVSVVIPVYNEISTLAEIIRRITAVDFPKELVLVDDCSRDGSRELLQRLTTEGLSVVGGTPKNRNEVRVFLQEKNQGKGAALRRGFAESTGDIIIVQDADLEYDPRDIPRVLQPIIDGEADVVFGSRFTGTPRRVLYFWHSVLNNMLTTLSNMTSNLNLTDMETCYKAFRTEVIRSVTVEEDRFGFEPEITAKVARGGWRVFEVPISYHGRTYEEGKKIGWKDGVRALYVIGKYALKR, encoded by the coding sequence ATGCTCGTCTCCGTCGTCATCCCGGTCTACAACGAGATCTCCACGCTCGCCGAAATCATCCGCCGTATCACCGCGGTGGACTTCCCGAAGGAACTCGTCCTCGTGGACGACTGCTCGCGCGACGGCAGCCGCGAGCTGCTCCAGCGCCTGACCACCGAGGGCCTCTCGGTCGTGGGCGGCACCCCGAAGAACCGCAACGAAGTGCGCGTGTTCCTGCAGGAGAAGAACCAGGGCAAGGGCGCGGCCCTGCGGCGCGGCTTCGCCGAGTCCACCGGGGACATCATCATCGTGCAGGACGCGGACCTCGAGTACGACCCGCGCGACATCCCCCGCGTGCTCCAGCCCATCATCGATGGCGAGGCGGACGTCGTCTTCGGCAGCCGCTTCACCGGCACGCCCCGGCGCGTCCTCTACTTCTGGCACTCGGTGCTCAACAACATGCTCACCACGTTGAGCAACATGACGAGCAACCTCAACCTCACCGACATGGAGACCTGCTACAAGGCCTTCCGCACCGAGGTCATCCGCTCCGTCACCGTGGAGGAGGACCGCTTCGGTTTCGAGCCGGAGATCACCGCCAAGGTGGCTCGCGGCGGCTGGCGCGTCTTCGAGGTGCCCATCAGCTACCACGGGCGCACCTACGAGGAGGGCAAGAAGATCGGCTGGAAGGATGGCGTGCGGGCGCTCTACGTCATCGGGAAGTACGCCCTCAAGCGCTGA
- a CDS encoding malectin domain-containing carbohydrate-binding protein, protein MPPLPLVSNPSLFSGRRLGALPLLGALLLAPGCAPESVESPRLQQVEQSVVTLPIRINVGGEAYTDSTGKVWDADWGFSGGSPVVMTQPISGTEEDPLYQSARTNGQFSYTLPVPGPGVYRVDLHFADELGPGFHTFDISAEEGMYVEGFDLGKEAGTFNAYTVSLDVMVDDDQLVLGFGYPDGYATLSALEVKRSSWQALGGLLAGGTRPSSPREPVMAVDSLSRPTVAWVENVYPESGSGFVTTQLLVRRWSGSQWLPVGGGLGSPEAGDVTSPSLVLDASGRPLVAFMQSYADSISVVRWNGTLWQEMPPVIVPDREVPQGVSLALTPSGYPVVAIAMKSYFSWSSYDTQPRVYVYQWNGLAWTQLGAAMESGTGLGAARNPSLAIDRYGRAVVAWDAYDDSNPYLSRGTVHVFRYEAGQWVRLGGVLNHTPENEYAVAENPSLVVDPIEGTPSVAWIDESRVSVERRIFVARWSAANGAWSQLTDNGLDGWSRSSTEAYGPALAAGRDGSLVATWNERARYLTSTPHFLRKWSGGQWSAIASNPHAMMSSNYYVDSALALDASNQPLLMSPISTWSPWREGFYVRQFVP, encoded by the coding sequence ATGCCCCCCCTTCCCCTGGTTTCCAACCCCTCCCTCTTCTCTGGTCGCCGCCTGGGCGCGTTGCCCCTGCTCGGGGCGTTGCTGCTGGCTCCGGGCTGCGCTCCGGAGTCCGTCGAGTCGCCACGACTCCAGCAGGTTGAACAATCCGTCGTCACCCTGCCCATCCGCATCAACGTGGGCGGGGAGGCCTACACGGACTCCACCGGCAAGGTATGGGACGCCGATTGGGGCTTCAGTGGCGGCAGCCCCGTGGTGATGACCCAGCCCATCTCCGGCACCGAGGAGGATCCGCTCTACCAGAGCGCGCGGACGAACGGCCAGTTCAGCTACACCCTTCCGGTGCCCGGGCCCGGCGTCTACCGCGTCGACCTCCACTTCGCCGACGAGCTGGGGCCCGGCTTCCACACTTTCGACATCTCCGCCGAGGAAGGCATGTACGTCGAAGGCTTCGACCTCGGAAAGGAGGCGGGGACCTTCAACGCGTACACGGTCAGCCTCGATGTGATGGTCGATGACGATCAGCTGGTCCTGGGGTTCGGCTATCCCGACGGGTACGCCACCCTCTCCGCCCTCGAGGTGAAGCGCTCGTCCTGGCAGGCCCTGGGGGGACTGCTGGCGGGCGGCACGCGCCCCTCCTCGCCTCGGGAGCCCGTGATGGCCGTGGACTCCCTGAGCCGTCCCACGGTCGCCTGGGTCGAGAATGTCTACCCGGAGAGCGGGTCGGGTTTCGTCACCACCCAGCTCCTCGTGCGGCGTTGGAGCGGCAGCCAGTGGCTCCCGGTGGGGGGAGGGCTCGGCTCGCCGGAGGCCGGAGACGTGACATCGCCCTCGCTGGTGCTGGATGCGAGTGGAAGGCCCCTGGTGGCCTTCATGCAGTCGTACGCGGACTCCATCTCCGTTGTCCGGTGGAATGGCACGCTCTGGCAGGAGATGCCCCCTGTGATCGTGCCGGACAGGGAGGTGCCCCAGGGCGTCTCGCTGGCCCTCACCCCCTCCGGCTACCCCGTGGTGGCCATCGCGATGAAGAGCTACTTCAGTTGGTCGAGCTACGACACCCAGCCCCGCGTCTACGTCTACCAATGGAACGGGTTGGCCTGGACACAGCTGGGAGCCGCCATGGAGTCCGGGACCGGGTTGGGAGCCGCGCGCAATCCCTCTCTGGCCATCGACCGGTACGGCCGTGCCGTCGTCGCGTGGGACGCGTACGATGATTCCAATCCCTACCTCTCGCGCGGCACCGTCCATGTCTTCCGCTACGAGGCCGGCCAGTGGGTGCGTCTGGGCGGCGTCTTGAACCACACCCCGGAGAACGAATACGCGGTCGCCGAGAACCCCTCGCTGGTGGTCGACCCTATCGAGGGCACTCCATCCGTGGCCTGGATCGATGAGTCGCGGGTGAGCGTCGAACGCAGGATCTTCGTGGCCCGCTGGTCCGCCGCCAACGGGGCATGGAGTCAGCTCACGGACAATGGGCTCGATGGTTGGTCACGCTCCTCGACGGAGGCGTACGGACCGGCACTCGCGGCGGGGCGGGACGGGAGCCTCGTGGCAACCTGGAATGAGCGCGCGCGATACCTTACCAGTACCCCGCATTTCCTCCGCAAGTGGAGTGGGGGGCAGTGGTCGGCCATCGCCTCGAATCCCCACGCCATGATGTCGAGCAACTACTACGTGGACTCCGCGCTCGCCCTGGATGCCAGCAACCAGCCCCTGTTGATGTCGCCGATCAGCACCTGGTCGCCCTGGCGGGAAGGCTTCTACGTGCGCCAGTTCGTCCCGTAG